The Echeneis naucrates chromosome 8, fEcheNa1.1, whole genome shotgun sequence genome has a window encoding:
- the nacc1a gene encoding nucleus accumbens associated 1, BEN and BTB (POZ) domain containing a isoform X2 — translation MAQTLQMAIPNFGNNVLECLNEQRLQGLYCDVSVVVKGHAFKAHRAVLAASSSYFRDLFSSSSNGGGGSSNDTSPTVVELPPAVQPQSFQQILAFCYTGRLSMTVGDQFLLMYTAGFLQIQQIMEKGTEFFLKVSSPSCDSQGLHTEEAPTSEPQSPVTQTNNSAARPAACLTPLPLVSRVKTEQPASQPEAAAPFSVVCTPVAKRLWEGGSTRDGGGVGSGGGGGARKAARYSQEAVRGSAIQSPGALGLAMGMGATTTSMAGMVAGGALTGSVSTNGSSAAGLGMSEGASPGTLSTYASDSPISYHDDEEEEEGTDECAEEQYRQICNMYTMYSMLNMGAAAAGERVEALPDHTETRGRMRGRDLTCLPAELIAQIGNRCHPKLYEEGDPAEKLELVSGTSVYISRAQLMNCHVSAGTRHKVLLRRLLAAFFDRNTLANSCGTGIRSSTNDPSRKPLDNRVLHAVKFYCQNFATSFKESEMNAIAADMCTNARRVVRKSWIPKLKLLMAESDAYSAFLPDGVKTEDDTLGADQAFDPASLEATGGAGMESGGSSGESLPGAGGDGGQLF, via the exons ATGGCCCAGACCCTCCAGATGGCGATCCCAAACTTCGGCAATAACGTTTTAGAGTGTCTGAATGAGCAGCGGTTGCAGGGTCTCTACTGCGATGTCTCTGTGGTGGTCAAAGGCCATGCCTTCAAG GCACATCGAGCTGTTCTTGCTGCTAGCAGTTCTTACTTCCGGGaccttttcagcagcagcagcaatggtGGAGGTGGTAGCAGCAATGACACCAGCCCAACTGTAGTGGAGCTCCCGCCAGCCGTGCAGCCTCAGAGCTTTCAGCAGATTTTGGCTTTCTGCTACACAGGCCGCCTCAGCATGACAGTGGGGGACCAGTTTCTTCTCATGTATACTGCCGGCTTCCTGCAGATCCAACAGATCATGGAAAAGGGCACAGAGTTCTTCCTCAAG GTCTCCTCCCCCAGCTGTGACTCCCAGGGCCTTCATACCGAAGAAGCCCCAACATCTGAGCCCCAGAGCCCAGTAACACAGACCAATAACAGTGCAGCCCGGCCTGCCGCCTGCCTGACGCCGCTCCCTTTGGTATCACGAGTGAAGACAGAGCAACCGGCAAGCCAGCCAGAAGCAGCCGCCCCTTTTTCAGTGGTCTGTACTCCTGTAGCCAAGCGGCTGTGGGAGGGCGGCAGCACCCGAGATGGAGGTGGAGTAGGGTcagggggagggggcggggccaggaAGGCAGCCCGTTATTCCCAGGAGGCAGTGCGGGGCAGTGCCATCCAGAGTCCTGGGGCCCTCGGACTAGCCATGGGTATGGGTGCCACCACTACCAGCATGGCAGGCATGGTGGCCGGCGGTGCGCTCACTGGCAGTGTCAGCACCAACGGGAGCTCTGCAGCAGGACTCGGCATGTCAGAGGGTGCAAGCCCTGGCACTCTGAGTACCTACGCTAGTGACTCGCCAATCAGCTaccatgatgatgaagaagaggaagagggaacaGATGAATGTGCTGAGGAACAGTACAGGCAAATCTGCAATATGTATACAATGTACAGCATGCTCAACATGGGAGCTGCAG CTGCTGGTGAGCGGGTTGAGGCTCTACCAGATCACACAGAGACCCGGGGTCGGATGCGAGGACGAGATCTTACTTGTCTTCCTGCAGAACTCATTGCTCAGATAGGCAACCGTTGTCATCCCAAATTGTACGAGGAAGGAGACCCTGCTGAGAAACTAGAGCTAGTCTCAG GTACTTCTGTGTATATATCGAGGGCCCAGCTAATGAACTGTCATGTGAGCGCAGGGACCAGACACAAGGTGCTGCTGAGGAGGCTGCTGGCTGCCTTCTTTGACAG GAATACTCTGGCCAACAGCTGTGGAACAGGCATCCGCTCATCCACCAATGACCCGAGCCGCAAGCCCCTGGACAACAGAGTGCTGCATGCGGTCAAAT TTTATTGCCAGAACTTTGCCACCAGCTTCAAAGAGAGCGAGATGAACGCCATCGCAGCAGACATGTGCACCAATGCCCGGCGTGTGGTCCGTAAAAGCTGGATCCCCAAACTGAAGCTGCTGATGGCTGAGAGCGATGCCTACTCCGCTTTCCTTCCTGATGGTGTCAAGACAGAGGACGACACCCTGGGAGCGGATCAAGCGTTCGACCCTGCCTCTCTGGAGGCCACCGGCGGTGCTGGCATGGAGTCAGGTGGCTCTTCAGGTGAATCACTACCAGGTGCGGGTGGAGACGGAGGACAGTTGTTTTGA
- the nacc1a gene encoding nucleus accumbens associated 1, BEN and BTB (POZ) domain containing a isoform X1, translated as MGSAACLSSSAPAPCDRWLCVPQSPGILHRPRWLCYRRSAHSEWPPGARKRGERERCVSSLQQHNLFNLSNSPSLFSPTRPFGGVRRRTMAQTLQMAIPNFGNNVLECLNEQRLQGLYCDVSVVVKGHAFKAHRAVLAASSSYFRDLFSSSSNGGGGSSNDTSPTVVELPPAVQPQSFQQILAFCYTGRLSMTVGDQFLLMYTAGFLQIQQIMEKGTEFFLKVSSPSCDSQGLHTEEAPTSEPQSPVTQTNNSAARPAACLTPLPLVSRVKTEQPASQPEAAAPFSVVCTPVAKRLWEGGSTRDGGGVGSGGGGGARKAARYSQEAVRGSAIQSPGALGLAMGMGATTTSMAGMVAGGALTGSVSTNGSSAAGLGMSEGASPGTLSTYASDSPISYHDDEEEEEGTDECAEEQYRQICNMYTMYSMLNMGAAAAGERVEALPDHTETRGRMRGRDLTCLPAELIAQIGNRCHPKLYEEGDPAEKLELVSGTSVYISRAQLMNCHVSAGTRHKVLLRRLLAAFFDRNTLANSCGTGIRSSTNDPSRKPLDNRVLHAVKFYCQNFATSFKESEMNAIAADMCTNARRVVRKSWIPKLKLLMAESDAYSAFLPDGVKTEDDTLGADQAFDPASLEATGGAGMESGGSSGESLPGAGGDGGQLF; from the exons ATGGGGAGCGCGGCATGCCTGTCTTCCTCCGCTCCGGCTCCGTGCGATCGGTGGCTCTGTGTTCCGCAGTCCCCTGGGATCCTGCACCGCCCTCGATGGCTCTGTTATCGGCGCTCCGCTCACTCTGAATGGCCGCCCGGAGCGAGgaaaagaggggagagagagcgcTGCGTCTcctcct TGCAACAACATAATCTTTTCAACCTTTCAaactctccttctcttttttccccaacaaGACCCTTTGGTGGTGTGCGCAGGCGCACCATGGCCCAGACCCTCCAGATGGCGATCCCAAACTTCGGCAATAACGTTTTAGAGTGTCTGAATGAGCAGCGGTTGCAGGGTCTCTACTGCGATGTCTCTGTGGTGGTCAAAGGCCATGCCTTCAAG GCACATCGAGCTGTTCTTGCTGCTAGCAGTTCTTACTTCCGGGaccttttcagcagcagcagcaatggtGGAGGTGGTAGCAGCAATGACACCAGCCCAACTGTAGTGGAGCTCCCGCCAGCCGTGCAGCCTCAGAGCTTTCAGCAGATTTTGGCTTTCTGCTACACAGGCCGCCTCAGCATGACAGTGGGGGACCAGTTTCTTCTCATGTATACTGCCGGCTTCCTGCAGATCCAACAGATCATGGAAAAGGGCACAGAGTTCTTCCTCAAG GTCTCCTCCCCCAGCTGTGACTCCCAGGGCCTTCATACCGAAGAAGCCCCAACATCTGAGCCCCAGAGCCCAGTAACACAGACCAATAACAGTGCAGCCCGGCCTGCCGCCTGCCTGACGCCGCTCCCTTTGGTATCACGAGTGAAGACAGAGCAACCGGCAAGCCAGCCAGAAGCAGCCGCCCCTTTTTCAGTGGTCTGTACTCCTGTAGCCAAGCGGCTGTGGGAGGGCGGCAGCACCCGAGATGGAGGTGGAGTAGGGTcagggggagggggcggggccaggaAGGCAGCCCGTTATTCCCAGGAGGCAGTGCGGGGCAGTGCCATCCAGAGTCCTGGGGCCCTCGGACTAGCCATGGGTATGGGTGCCACCACTACCAGCATGGCAGGCATGGTGGCCGGCGGTGCGCTCACTGGCAGTGTCAGCACCAACGGGAGCTCTGCAGCAGGACTCGGCATGTCAGAGGGTGCAAGCCCTGGCACTCTGAGTACCTACGCTAGTGACTCGCCAATCAGCTaccatgatgatgaagaagaggaagagggaacaGATGAATGTGCTGAGGAACAGTACAGGCAAATCTGCAATATGTATACAATGTACAGCATGCTCAACATGGGAGCTGCAG CTGCTGGTGAGCGGGTTGAGGCTCTACCAGATCACACAGAGACCCGGGGTCGGATGCGAGGACGAGATCTTACTTGTCTTCCTGCAGAACTCATTGCTCAGATAGGCAACCGTTGTCATCCCAAATTGTACGAGGAAGGAGACCCTGCTGAGAAACTAGAGCTAGTCTCAG GTACTTCTGTGTATATATCGAGGGCCCAGCTAATGAACTGTCATGTGAGCGCAGGGACCAGACACAAGGTGCTGCTGAGGAGGCTGCTGGCTGCCTTCTTTGACAG GAATACTCTGGCCAACAGCTGTGGAACAGGCATCCGCTCATCCACCAATGACCCGAGCCGCAAGCCCCTGGACAACAGAGTGCTGCATGCGGTCAAAT TTTATTGCCAGAACTTTGCCACCAGCTTCAAAGAGAGCGAGATGAACGCCATCGCAGCAGACATGTGCACCAATGCCCGGCGTGTGGTCCGTAAAAGCTGGATCCCCAAACTGAAGCTGCTGATGGCTGAGAGCGATGCCTACTCCGCTTTCCTTCCTGATGGTGTCAAGACAGAGGACGACACCCTGGGAGCGGATCAAGCGTTCGACCCTGCCTCTCTGGAGGCCACCGGCGGTGCTGGCATGGAGTCAGGTGGCTCTTCAGGTGAATCACTACCAGGTGCGGGTGGAGACGGAGGACAGTTGTTTTGA